A stretch of Klebsiella sp. RIT-PI-d DNA encodes these proteins:
- the murE gene encoding UDP-N-acetylmuramoyl-L-alanyl-D-glutamate--2,6-diaminopimelate ligase, with the protein MADRNLRDLLAPWVAGLPARALREMTLDSRTAASGDLFVAVSGHQADGRRYIPQAIAQGVAAIIAEAKGEATDGEVREMHGIPVVYLSQLNERLSALAGRFYHQPSEQLRLVGVTGTNGKTTTTQLLAQWSQLLGETSAVMGTVGNGLLGNVSPTENTTGSAVDVQQVLANLVGQGATFAGMEVSSHGLVQHRVSALKFSASVFTNLSRDHLDYHGDMEHYEAAKWLLYSTHHFGQAIVNADDEVGRRWLTKLPDAVAVSMADHINPDCHGRWLKAVDVHYHDRGATIRFASSWGEGEIESRLMGEFNVSNLLLALATLLALGYLLSDLLNTAARLQPVCGRMEVFSAPGKPTVVVDYAHTPDALEKALAAARLHCKGTLWCVFGCGGDRDKGKRPLMGAIAEQFADIPLVTDDNPRTEEPQAIINDILAGMLDAGRAKVMEGRAQAVTHAIMQAKENDVVLLAGKGHEDYQIVGNRRLDYSDRVTAARLLGVIA; encoded by the coding sequence GTGGCAGATCGTAATTTGCGCGACCTTCTTGCTCCGTGGGTAGCCGGACTACCTGCGCGGGCGCTGCGTGAGATGACACTCGACAGCCGCACGGCGGCATCGGGCGATCTTTTTGTGGCGGTATCAGGTCATCAGGCGGACGGGCGTCGATATATCCCGCAGGCGATAGCGCAAGGTGTGGCTGCCATTATTGCAGAGGCAAAAGGTGAGGCAACCGATGGTGAAGTGCGTGAAATGCACGGCATCCCCGTTGTCTACCTTAGCCAGCTTAACGAACGTCTTTCTGCACTGGCCGGGCGTTTTTATCATCAGCCTTCCGAACAGCTGCGTCTGGTCGGCGTAACCGGCACCAACGGTAAAACCACGACCACACAACTGCTGGCGCAGTGGAGCCAGTTGCTGGGCGAAACCAGCGCGGTGATGGGGACTGTCGGCAATGGTTTACTTGGTAACGTCAGCCCGACGGAAAACACTACCGGCTCTGCTGTTGATGTTCAGCAGGTGCTGGCAAATCTGGTCGGGCAGGGCGCGACCTTTGCCGGAATGGAGGTTTCTTCACACGGGCTGGTGCAACACCGGGTGTCGGCACTGAAATTTTCGGCTTCTGTTTTTACTAATTTAAGCCGCGATCATCTCGATTATCACGGCGATATGGAGCATTACGAAGCCGCTAAATGGCTCCTGTATTCGACCCATCACTTCGGACAGGCCATCGTCAATGCCGATGATGAAGTCGGACGCCGCTGGCTGACGAAACTGCCGGACGCCGTTGCGGTGTCAATGGCCGATCACATCAACCCTGACTGTCATGGCCGCTGGCTTAAAGCCGTGGACGTCCATTATCACGACAGAGGGGCAACGATCCGTTTTGCCTCTTCATGGGGTGAAGGTGAAATCGAAAGCCGCCTGATGGGCGAGTTTAATGTCAGTAACCTGCTTCTGGCGCTGGCGACTCTCCTGGCGCTGGGATATCTCCTTAGCGACCTGCTGAACACCGCCGCGCGCCTCCAACCGGTATGCGGGCGCATGGAAGTATTCAGCGCGCCGGGTAAACCGACGGTAGTCGTCGATTATGCTCACACGCCGGATGCACTGGAAAAAGCGCTGGCGGCCGCACGCCTGCACTGTAAGGGGACGCTATGGTGCGTCTTCGGCTGCGGCGGCGATCGCGATAAAGGAAAGCGTCCGCTGATGGGCGCCATTGCCGAGCAGTTCGCGGATATCCCGCTAGTAACCGATGATAATCCGCGTACTGAAGAGCCGCAGGCCATCATTAACGACATTCTTGCCGGAATGCTTGATGCCGGTCGGGCGAAAGTGATGGAAGGGCGCGCTCAGGCTGTGACCCACGCCATCATGCAGGCGAAAGAAAATGATGTCGTCCTGCTGGCGGGCAAAGGTCACGAAGATTATCAAATCGTCGGCAACCGTCGTCTGGACTACTCCGACCGCGTTACCGCAGCACGTCTGCTGGGAGTTATTGCATGA
- the murF gene encoding UDP-N-acetylmuramoyl-tripeptide--D-alanyl-D-alanine ligase, with the protein MIRVTLSQLASVLKGNLLGNDLTIDAVTTDTRAITPGCLFVALKGERFDAHDFAAKAKESGAGALLVSRALDIDLPQVVVSDTRRAFGELAAWVRQQVPTRVVALTGSSGKTSVKEMTAAILSECGNTLYTAGNLNNDIGVPMTLLRLTAEHQYAVIELGANHQGEIAWTTGLTRPEAALVNNLAAAHLEGFGSLAGVAKAKGEIYTGLPIDGIAIMNADNNDWLNWQTIIGDRKVWRFSPNAATSDFTATNIHVTSHGTEFTLQTPVGSIDVLLPLPGRHNIANALAAAALSMAVGAGLAAVKEGLAKLQAVPGRLFPVQLAENQLLLDDTYNANVGSMTAAAQVLADMPGYRVMVVGDMAELGDESEACHIQVGEAAKAAGVDRVISVGKQSQALGEASGVGEHFTDKQALIARLKELIAEKQIITLLVKGSRSAAMEEVVHALQENGTC; encoded by the coding sequence ATGATCCGGGTAACGCTAAGTCAGCTGGCTTCGGTTCTGAAAGGCAACTTACTGGGTAATGATCTGACCATTGATGCCGTTACCACCGACACCCGCGCGATTACGCCGGGCTGCCTGTTTGTGGCGCTAAAAGGCGAACGCTTTGACGCGCACGACTTTGCCGCCAAAGCAAAAGAGAGCGGAGCAGGGGCGCTGCTGGTCAGCCGCGCGCTGGACATCGATCTGCCGCAAGTCGTGGTTAGCGATACCCGTCGCGCCTTTGGCGAGCTGGCCGCATGGGTACGCCAGCAGGTGCCAACGCGCGTCGTGGCGCTAACCGGTTCATCCGGCAAAACCTCGGTCAAAGAGATGACGGCGGCGATCCTCAGCGAGTGCGGCAATACCCTCTATACCGCCGGAAACCTGAATAATGACATCGGCGTGCCGATGACGTTGCTGCGTCTCACCGCTGAACACCAGTATGCCGTCATTGAGCTTGGTGCTAACCACCAGGGGGAAATCGCCTGGACTACCGGACTTACCCGGCCAGAAGCCGCGCTGGTTAACAATCTGGCCGCCGCGCATCTGGAAGGTTTTGGTTCGCTGGCAGGCGTGGCAAAAGCGAAAGGCGAAATTTACACCGGCCTGCCGATTGACGGCATTGCCATTATGAATGCCGATAATAACGACTGGCTCAACTGGCAGACGATCATTGGCGATCGCAAAGTGTGGCGCTTTTCGCCAAATGCTGCCACCAGTGACTTCACCGCAACCAATATCCACGTGACCTCACACGGCACAGAATTCACGCTGCAAACCCCCGTCGGCAGTATCGACGTGCTGCTGCCGCTTCCGGGACGTCATAACATCGCTAATGCGCTGGCGGCAGCGGCACTGTCGATGGCGGTGGGGGCGGGCTTAGCCGCGGTTAAAGAAGGTCTGGCGAAATTACAGGCCGTACCGGGACGTCTTTTCCCGGTCCAGCTGGCGGAAAACCAGCTTCTGCTCGACGATACCTACAACGCTAATGTGGGGTCCATGACCGCCGCCGCCCAGGTGCTGGCGGACATGCCCGGTTACCGCGTGATGGTAGTGGGCGACATGGCCGAACTCGGCGACGAAAGCGAAGCCTGTCATATTCAGGTGGGCGAAGCGGCGAAGGCGGCAGGGGTCGATCGGGTGATCAGCGTGGGCAAACAAAGCCAGGCGCTCGGTGAGGCCAGCGGGGTGGGTGAGCATTTCACCGACAAGCAGGCGCTGATCGCCCGCCTGAAAGAACTGATTGCAGAAAAACAGATTATTACCCTTTTGGTTAAGGGTTCACGCAGTGCCGCCATGGAAGAGGTGGTACATGCTTTACAGGAGAATGGGACATGTTAG
- the mraY gene encoding phospho-N-acetylmuramoyl-pentapeptide-transferase: protein MLVWLAEHLVKYYSGFNVFSYLTFRAIVSLLTALFISLWMGPRMIARLQKLSFGQVVRNDGPESHFSKRGTPTMGGIMILTSIVISVLLWAYPSNPYVWCVLIVLIGYGIIGFVDDYRKVVRKDTKGLIARWKYFWMSVIALGVAFALYLVGNDTPATQLVVPFFKDIMPQLGILYILLAYFVIVGTGNAVNLTDGLDGLAIMPTVFVAGGFALVAWATGNMNFANYLHIPYLRHAGELVIVCTAIVGAGLGFLWFNTYPAQVFMGDVGSLALGGALGIIAVLLRQEFLLVIMGGVFVVETLSVILQVGSFKLRGQRIFRMAPIHHHYELKGWPEPRVIVRFWIISLMLVLIGLATLKVR, encoded by the coding sequence ATGTTAGTTTGGCTGGCCGAGCATTTGGTCAAATATTATTCCGGCTTTAACGTCTTTTCTTATCTGACGTTTCGCGCCATTGTCAGCCTGCTGACCGCGCTGTTCATCTCTTTATGGATGGGTCCGCGCATGATCGCCCGTCTGCAAAAACTGTCTTTTGGTCAGGTTGTTCGCAACGATGGCCCGGAATCGCACTTTAGCAAACGCGGTACGCCGACCATGGGCGGGATCATGATCCTCACCTCGATTGTTATTTCGGTGCTGCTGTGGGCCTATCCGTCTAATCCGTACGTCTGGTGCGTGCTGATCGTGCTGATAGGCTACGGCATCATTGGCTTTGTTGATGACTACCGCAAAGTCGTGCGCAAAGATACCAAAGGACTGATTGCCCGCTGGAAGTATTTCTGGATGTCAGTTATCGCCCTGGGCGTGGCCTTTGCACTGTATCTGGTCGGCAACGACACCCCCGCCACGCAGCTGGTAGTGCCATTCTTTAAAGACATTATGCCGCAGCTGGGCATTCTCTATATTCTGCTGGCCTACTTTGTGATCGTCGGTACCGGCAATGCCGTTAACCTGACCGATGGTCTGGATGGCCTGGCGATTATGCCTACCGTTTTTGTTGCCGGTGGCTTTGCCCTGGTCGCATGGGCGACGGGTAACATGAACTTTGCCAACTACCTGCATATTCCCTATCTGCGTCATGCGGGTGAACTGGTGATCGTCTGCACCGCCATTGTTGGCGCGGGTCTGGGCTTTCTGTGGTTTAACACTTATCCGGCGCAGGTCTTCATGGGTGACGTGGGTTCACTGGCGCTGGGCGGCGCGCTCGGGATTATCGCCGTGTTGCTGCGTCAGGAGTTCTTACTGGTCATTATGGGCGGCGTGTTCGTGGTCGAAACGCTGTCGGTGATCCTGCAGGTTGGCTCGTTCAAACTGCGCGGGCAGCGGATTTTTCGTATGGCACCGATCCATCACCACTATGAACTAAAAGGCTGGCCCGAGCCGCGCGTAATTGTGCGCTTCTGGATTATTTCGCTGATGCTGGTGCTGATTGGCCTGGCAACGCTGAAGGTACGTTAA
- the murD gene encoding UDP-N-acetylmuramoyl-L-alanine--D-glutamate ligase — MADYQDKKVVIIGLGLTGLSCVDFFIARGVTPRVMDTRVAPSGLDKLPEGVESHLGGLNDDWLLAADLIVASPGIALAHPSLSAAAEAGVEIVGDIELFCREAQAPVIAITGSNGKSTVTTLVGEMAKAAGVNVGVGGNIGLPALMLLDPARELYVLELSSFQLETTSSLKAAAATILNVTEDHMDRYPLGLQQYRAAKLKVYENAVVCVVNADDALTMPIRGADARCVSFGVDVGDYHLNRQQGEVWLRVKGEKVLNVAEMPLTGQHNYTNALAALALADAVNLPRASSLKALTTFTGLAHRFQIALVHNDVRWINDSKATNVGSTEAALNGLQVKGTLHLLLGGDGKSADFSSLKRYLNGENIRLWCFGRDGAELAELRPDIAEQTETMEQAMRLIAAQVKPGDMVLLSPACASLDQFKNFEQRGDIFTRLAKELG; from the coding sequence ATGGCAGATTACCAGGATAAAAAAGTGGTCATTATCGGCCTCGGGCTAACCGGGCTGTCGTGTGTAGATTTCTTTATAGCGCGTGGCGTCACGCCGCGCGTAATGGACACGCGTGTTGCTCCGTCCGGGCTGGATAAGCTGCCGGAAGGTGTCGAAAGCCATCTGGGTGGGCTGAATGACGACTGGCTGCTGGCCGCAGATCTCATTGTTGCCAGCCCTGGTATTGCCCTTGCGCATCCCTCACTCAGCGCAGCGGCTGAGGCCGGGGTAGAAATTGTCGGCGATATCGAACTGTTTTGCCGCGAAGCCCAGGCTCCGGTCATCGCCATTACCGGTTCAAACGGTAAAAGCACCGTCACCACGCTGGTAGGTGAGATGGCGAAAGCCGCAGGCGTTAATGTCGGAGTAGGTGGCAACATTGGTCTGCCTGCGCTGATGCTGCTGGACCCGGCACGTGAGCTGTACGTTCTGGAGCTATCGAGCTTTCAGCTGGAAACCACATCCAGTCTGAAAGCCGCAGCGGCGACGATCCTTAACGTGACCGAAGATCATATGGATCGCTATCCGCTGGGGCTGCAACAGTATCGGGCAGCCAAGCTGAAAGTCTATGAAAACGCTGTGGTCTGCGTCGTTAACGCCGACGATGCGCTGACGATGCCCATCCGCGGTGCCGATGCGCGCTGTGTGAGTTTTGGTGTTGACGTCGGTGATTATCATCTTAACCGCCAGCAGGGCGAGGTCTGGCTGCGCGTGAAAGGTGAGAAAGTACTGAATGTAGCGGAAATGCCACTCACCGGGCAGCATAACTACACCAACGCCCTGGCCGCGCTGGCGCTGGCCGATGCTGTTAATCTTCCGCGAGCCAGCAGCCTGAAAGCACTGACTACCTTCACCGGCCTGGCGCACCGTTTCCAAATCGCGCTGGTGCATAACGATGTGCGCTGGATCAACGATTCTAAAGCCACCAATGTGGGCAGTACGGAAGCGGCGCTTAACGGGTTGCAGGTGAAAGGTACATTGCATCTGCTGTTAGGTGGCGACGGAAAATCAGCCGATTTCTCCTCTCTGAAGCGCTATCTCAACGGTGAGAATATCCGCCTGTGGTGTTTTGGTCGTGACGGCGCGGAACTGGCAGAATTACGTCCTGACATCGCCGAACAAACCGAAACGATGGAGCAGGCGATGCGCCTTATTGCTGCGCAGGTTAAGCCTGGGGACATGGTATTACTGTCGCCCGCCTGTGCCAGCCTCGATCAGTTTAAAAATTTCGAACAACGGGGCGATATCTTTACCCGCCTGGCGAAGGAGCTTGGTTAA